In one window of Bombus vancouverensis nearcticus chromosome 10, iyBomVanc1_principal, whole genome shotgun sequence DNA:
- the LOC117157874 gene encoding uncharacterized protein LOC117157874 translates to MALSMRQEDVKQVPWFSLAEWHQVHKQIYSNDINEQTEGYEMLLAWQARIPKLPIGIDCTLSIMQVCVRDREWTPKINSGELPITYENDLCLMYSTTIMRILNHISNIGHTKQTSLFQIAKHLNIPEWIVNLRHDTAHGYEVPSIGVLRIAVNILLAWLHEEYWAAEAKRMEECLISEESMKEVQKTEEVQDFDDLIELWTSVSLYIHVGYHLVSNVPDPQLKETLQDLRSYAISLLQKNSENMENNKDNYIEAASDDIKNDKKYTLETARIVLLSEISRYLSKKSIPDKKDIVCNTLLSSEVFLPSKNMLSIFTQSESIENKLEKDVLPLDMLKFWKDIIFLLCEKDLMEVLIIKLLELIKNEEVNKERKLLASLWISSISYSFLKLDSAHDISRVLEYQLEKIQKNLPPKVFELKVKEETDRTYPHLKCVLWFNLSDTVLPCLTDMKFISKLILNINEFSLKFIVPILELIHPKIDNESKQLLLNLMNVYAMVPLDKNDTNFPEYEQIFTLNDLKDSECLLDINKEQNKVVDKIPRFLAGQEIRNNWNFAVATYNWAECPIGLLPWQNGTLEFINPPNIVVQKYDVSVLESEIVPGNIDRKNLRMQGQINWNNVLRQKKRVKRKQERRNADIIMNKALETVKKRK, encoded by the exons ATGGCGCTCTCCATGAGACAGGAAGATGTAAAACAAGTACCATGGTTTTCTCT CGCAGAATGGCACCAAGTGCACAAGCAAATATATTCCAATGATATCAATGAACAGACTGAAGGTTATGAAATGCTACTTGCATGGCAAGCAAG GATACCAAAATTGCCAATAGGCATTGATTGTACTCTTTCAATTATGCAAGTGTGTGTTAGAGACCGTGAATGGACTCCTAAAATTAACAGTGGCGAGTTGCCAATTACCTATGAAAATGACTTATGTCTGATGTATTCAACTACAATAATGAGAATTTTAAATCATATATCTAACATAGGACACACGAAACAAACATCCTTATTTCAAATAGCAAAGCATCTTAATATTCCAGAGTGGATAGTGAATTTAAGACATGATACTGCTCATGGTTATGAAGTTCCATCCATTGGTGTATTGAGAATAGCTGTAAATATATTACTAGCATggttacat GAAGAATATTGGGCAGCTGAAGCTAAAAGAATGGAAGAATGTTTGATTAGCGAAGAATCTATGAAAGAAGTCCAAAAGACTGAAGAAGTACAGGATTTTGATGATTTAATTGAACTCTGGACTTCTGTAAGTTTGTATATTCATGTTGGCTATCATCTAGTATCAAATGTTCCAGACCCTCAATTAAA GGAAACATTACAAGATCTGCGTTCATATGCTATCTctttattacaaaaaaatagtgaaaatatggaaaataataaagataacTACATAGAGGCTGCCAGTGAtgatataaaaaatgataaaaagtaCACATTAGAAACTGCAAGAATTGTTCTTTTATCTGAAATATCTAGGTATCTTAGTAAAAAGTCTATACCGGATAAAAAGGATATAGTTTGTAATACATTGCTCAGTTCAGAAGTATTTTTACCAAGCAAAAACATGTTATCAATTTTTACTCAAAGTGAGagtattgaaaataaattggaGAAAGATGTTTTGCCATTAGACATGTTAAagttttggaaagatataatatttctattgtGTGAAAAAGATCTAATGGAAgtgttaattataaaattactcgaattaataaaaaatgaagaagTAAATAAAGAAAGGAAATTGTTAGCTTCTTTATGGATAAGTTCTATATCATATAGTTTTTTGAAATTAGATAGCGCGCATGACATATCTCGAGTTTTAGAATATCAGTTAGAAAAGATACAAAAAAATTTACCACCAAAAGTTTTTGAACTTAAAGTCAAAGAAGAGACAGATCGTACTTATCCACACTTGAAATGCGTATTATGGTTTAATTTATCAGATACAGTACTGCCATGCTTAActgatatgaaatttatttcaaagcTTATATTAAACATAAATGAATTTTCGCTTAAATTCATTGTACCTATCTTAGAATTAATACATCCAAAAATAGATAATGAAAGCAAACAGTTACTgttgaatttaatgaatgtttaTGCAATGGTACCACTTGATAAGAATGATACAAATTTTCCTGAATATGAACAAATTTTTACTCTAAATGATCTTAAAGATAGTGAATGTTTACTAGACATaaataaagaacaaaataaGGTGGTAGATAAAATACCTCGATTTTTAGCTGGTCaagaaattcgaaataattGGAACTTTGCAGTTG CGACCTATAATTGGGCAGAATGTCCAATTGGTTTGCTTCCATGGCAAAATGGTACACTGGAATTTATAAACCCACCCAATATCGTAGTACAGAAATATGATGTTTCAGTTTTAGAATCTGAAATTGTTCCTGGAAATATAGATAGGAAAAACTTAAGAATGCAAGGTCAAATTAATTGGAATAATGTTTTGAGACAAAAGAAACGTGTAAAACGAAAACAGGAACGAAGAAATGCAGATATTATAATGAATAAAGCACTGGAAACTgttaaaaaacgaaaatag
- the LOC117157877 gene encoding haloacid dehalogenase-like hydrolase domain-containing protein 2 isoform X2: protein MAKQIKMILIDLSGTLHIDNSAIPGAVEALNSSLAAARKLIISRKLNPMLFIDPAANEDFDDLIRNDDKKDAVVIGLAPDKFNYEKLTEAFRLLLDGASLIAIHKGRYYKRPDGLALGPGAFIAGLEYSADIKAEIIGKPAAEFFKAALEDIPPEEAIMIGDDVKDDVAGAQAIGIRGLLVQTGKYRDGDENTITPPPTKVCSSFVQAVEFILKKEI, encoded by the exons atggcgaaacaaataaaaatgatacTAATAGATCTCAGTGGAACACTGCATATCGATAATTCAGCAATTCCAGGTGCCGTGGAAGCTCTAAACAG TTCTTTAGCTGCAGCGAGGAAATTGATTATTTCGCGGAAATTAAATCCAATGTTATTTATTGATCCTGCTGCTAAtgaagatttcgatgatttaATAAGAAATGACGATAAAAAAGATGCTGTAGTAATAGGATTGGCTCCAGATAAGTTCAATTATGAAAAATTGACCGAAGCATTCAG ATTACTATTAGATGGCGCATCGCTCATAGCCATTCATAAAGGGCGGTATTATAAAAGGCCAGATGGTTTAGCTTTGGGACCAGGCGCATTTATCGCTGGTTTAGAATATTCCGCTGATATCAAGGCAGAAATTATCGGAAAACCAGCTGCAGAATTCTTCAAAGCTGCTTTGGAAGATATACCTCCAGAAGAAGCGATTATGATTGGCGAT gaCGTTAAAGATGACGTAGCTGGTGCACAAGCTATCGGTATCAGAGGACTTTTGGTACAAACTGGAAAGTATCGAGATGGAGATGAAAATACAATTACACCACCGCCTACAAAAGTATGCAGTTCTTTTGTCCAAGCTGTAGAATTTAttcttaaaaaagaaatttaa
- the LOC117157877 gene encoding haloacid dehalogenase-like hydrolase domain-containing protein 2 isoform X1, translating into MAKQIKMILIDLSGTLHIDNSAIPGAVEALNRLRNAGIPLKFVTNTTKESGNCLYGRLTKLGFDIKKEEIFSSLAAARKLIISRKLNPMLFIDPAANEDFDDLIRNDDKKDAVVIGLAPDKFNYEKLTEAFRLLLDGASLIAIHKGRYYKRPDGLALGPGAFIAGLEYSADIKAEIIGKPAAEFFKAALEDIPPEEAIMIGDDVKDDVAGAQAIGIRGLLVQTGKYRDGDENTITPPPTKVCSSFVQAVEFILKKEI; encoded by the exons atggcgaaacaaataaaaatgatacTAATAGATCTCAGTGGAACACTGCATATCGATAATTCAGCAATTCCAGGTGCCGTGGAAGCTCTAAACAG ACTTCGAAACGCAGGTATACCGCTTAAATTCGTCACAAATACAACGAAAGAATCCGGCAATTGTTTATATGGTCGATTGACAAAACTCGGTTTTGAtattaagaaagaagaaattttcAGTTCTTTAGCTGCAGCGAGGAAATTGATTATTTCGCGGAAATTAAATCCAATGTTATTTATTGATCCTGCTGCTAAtgaagatttcgatgatttaATAAGAAATGACGATAAAAAAGATGCTGTAGTAATAGGATTGGCTCCAGATAAGTTCAATTATGAAAAATTGACCGAAGCATTCAG ATTACTATTAGATGGCGCATCGCTCATAGCCATTCATAAAGGGCGGTATTATAAAAGGCCAGATGGTTTAGCTTTGGGACCAGGCGCATTTATCGCTGGTTTAGAATATTCCGCTGATATCAAGGCAGAAATTATCGGAAAACCAGCTGCAGAATTCTTCAAAGCTGCTTTGGAAGATATACCTCCAGAAGAAGCGATTATGATTGGCGAT gaCGTTAAAGATGACGTAGCTGGTGCACAAGCTATCGGTATCAGAGGACTTTTGGTACAAACTGGAAAGTATCGAGATGGAGATGAAAATACAATTACACCACCGCCTACAAAAGTATGCAGTTCTTTTGTCCAAGCTGTAGAATTTAttcttaaaaaagaaatttaa